CTCAGTATGgaatggtggctctcagacagcatgctgcggcgaggaatgccgctagcgcttcccaattggtgcctggtggtaacagatgctaGCCTGTAGGGCTGGGGGCACATTGCctgggaaggcatgcccagggtctctggacacccgaggagtcggagtggtccattaaTCGCTTGGAGTtcaaagcgatattccaggcgcttctggcctttcacacgaccctggaggggactggctgtcagagttctgttggacaatacgacagcagtggcctacataaatcgacaaggtggcactcagtgcagggcactgGCTGCGCAGGCCAGATTTGCCACAGGGccaagctacatctgcagtttctgtcagcagctcgcattgcaggtcagagcaacgtgcaaaccgattatctaagcaggcatcaaatcaacccagcggagtgggaattggcagacgaagtgttttcagatctgtgccaaatgggggatgcccgtagcggatcttatggcgtcaagcgcaaatgccaaagtcccgtgctttacagcagacggagagatcctcgctcggcagggttggatgcctggctcaaccttggcctcAGGGACTCCTGTATGTGGTCTGTTctgggcccttgatagggcgagtactcctgcggattctgctacatcaaggagaggtgatTCTCATTGtcccagattggcccaggcggccatggtatgcggacctccggcggatgctggtggaggctccccttcctttgcgtctggtaccaaacctgttttcacaggggccggtaaccatggaggacgactgccgctttggtcttacggcattggctcttgagagggcgcaattgagagacaagggctattccaacaaggtcatctccactctccttcaggcctgcaagcgttccacttccgttgcctatgctcggatttggcaccagtttaaggcttggtgtgctgctaaagcgattacacccatgcgggtttctgtctcgccgatacttgactttttgcaggatggtttacaaaaaggcttggcctataattccctgcgtgttcaagtggcagccttagcatgtttcggGGGAAGGTGgttggcctctccctggctgcttatccggaggtggcacggtttcttagaggggtgcttcggctctgtcctcccgtgcaggctccgtgtctggcctggaacctggggttagttttaaaggcccttcagtgttcgccctttgagccgcttaggcgagcttcggagaaggatgtgaccctaaagacagtctttttggtggccattactttggtgagatgggtgtctgagctccaggcgctgtcctgtcgagacccatttctgcatttggaccttctagatgtgcgaagggctctgttgcagtatctgcgcatgtcaagtGCTTTCAGGGCCtttgatcacctttttgttttgttgtcaggtccttgcAGAGGACCTGACAACCAGCGTCTAAGCTACTCTggctcgttggctcaaagaagctatttttttcagcatatctgctatctggccggcctccgcctgaagcctttaaggcacattccacaagagcgatttcctcttcttgtgctgaaactggagcactctctcttcaagagatatgcagtgcagcaacatgggcttctaagctctcatttgcccgacatttcAGGTTGGATGTGgcagccaggagggatgcgcattttggagcacaagtgctggcgcgtggtgtggcctgttcccaccctatctagggattgctttgatacatcccattcgtaatggattcatctgcttgatgacaaggaaaggaaaattaggttcttaccttggtaattttctttcctttagtcatagcagatgaatccatgagcccgccctgattgattgattgattgattgattgatgttgttttgggttcagtttttcctgtagatatgatCCCTCATTGGgcgaagttggaaaacagtcttcaggatttctgttctgttacaggaggttgagttcgtccctcctttgaattactgctccggttctggggcattcgttcgctgtgaggaaagttcatgttattctactttgtggtgtaacactgctttggaagcttcaaatactgagaggcagatggagctagctggccaagaggcactatggtttttcagtgctctctatctccccctgctggtcggtggacacaacccattcataatggattcatttgctatgactaaaggaaagaaaattaccatggTAAGAAAATGAATTCAGGAATAtgcaaaacatattctaaaaataTACTTTAATTCTTGAAGAGTTTAAGACCTATGAACCTTTCTAAAAGAAATGCAGTCTTGTGCAGTTTGTGGTAGTGAGGAGACTGACCTTAAGCATTGTCTGAGGTAGTCAAGTTTTTCCTCTTTATTTATATGAAATATAGTGCATATCAGAGGTGAGTTTAGAGGGGATAATCACCATTTTATACATGTAAAAATGATCTTCATTTGTTAATATCTATTCCTAGATCAGTAGTGGTTTTAGAACAGGCATTTCTTATGTAGAAGTAGCAGCAAGGAAAGCTGTTTTGCAAAGTatatatgtattctgtattttatgaTGGGAATACaggtatacccccccccccccccaaaaaaaaaaaaaaaattccatgctGACATTTACACTTGCTTTCAGTCATGTGTAACTGTCAGTTAACTTCTTGTTTAGAGCTTGCTTGAGTTTTGGAGGAGAACTTCAGGGCGAAACTGTACTTCTCTCTTATGTGTTCAAAAGCACCTCAGAATGCCGAAAGTTTGCATTTCAGTTCACAGTTTAGCTCTCCTCCATATGGTTTTTAAAAATCTGATATCTACATATATATGCTGCACCATTTATACCTGTGTTAGTACTTAAATGTGCATAACCTGAATAATGCTGCTCTTTTACttcatttggttttttttaatgtatgcttTTCTAAAATGGCTTTTTCTAATCTTATTTAAATATATGTTGTCAGTAGTGTTGTTgttgtgttttgttgtttttgggtttttttttgctgtgctatGTATGTTTTTTATAAAAGGATTTGACTTCACTGGCTTTTTATAAATTGCTGTCACAATTTGCATGCATGGACCTAAACAGCTTTTTTTCTGACCTAGACAAAGTTACCCTCATAGTCTTATTTTAAGTGTAGTAATTTGTATTTGATCTGGATACCTTGTGTCATCTGTATGTTTTCCTGTTATTACAGGATTTTGTTAACAATAAGAATGAAGTTGAGATTGTTGACCTGGGATGTGAAGGACACTTTAGTTCGACTTCAGTGCTCTGTGGGGGAGCAATATTCTGCTGTGGCCAAGAGTTTTGGAATTCAGTTGGATCCTAAGGTGCTTGAAAACTCCTTTCATAAAGCATACAGAACTCAAAGCAAACTATTCCCTAACTATGGACTGGACAAAGGGCTCGGCTCCCAACAGTGGTGGGCAGATGTTGTCAAGCAAACATTCAGGCACTGTGGAATCAATGAAGACTGTGCCCTCAGTTCCATAGCAGAACATCTATACAGAGACTACTCAATGATGAAGAACTGGGAAGTTCTTCCTGGTGTGCAAGAGACCTTATACCAGTGCCGTCAGCTTGGTCTTCGTTTGGCAGTGATATCCAACTTTGATCGGCGTTTAAACCAGGTTCTTGAACATTGTAAACTtggacaccattttgaatttatACTGACTTCTGAAATGGCTGGTGTCGCTAAACCAGATGTACGAATTTTCCAGAAAGCTCTGTTCATGGCTAAAGTGATGCCACAGCACTCAGCCCACATTGGTGACAATTATATAAATGATTATTTGGGAGCCAGAGATGCAGGAATGCAGAGTTACCTAATTCAGCAAGATGGATATCATGATAGTTATGAAAGACATGTGCCAAAAAAACATATCCTTCAGTCTCCTTGCCATGTATTGACCATTCTTGAAAGAGCATAAAGTTGACACAACAGCTCAACTTTGCTGCAAATGCTTATGCACCTGATACAATGGAGTGGAAAAGTAGTTTAGAATTTGAAGAAGGAGGTAGTGAACCTGGGAAACAAAGGTTGAAATCCCGCTTCTTCCATTGATACAACATTTGTgatcttgaacaagtcacttCACTTTCTATTTCATCAAGTATAACTAGATTGTATGCCCATTTGTCAGGGAAATAACACCCTAAATATGTGACTtcccttgagctcagatttggaaaaggagAGAAATAAATCTAAACTCCAAATCCATGTTCTGATAGTAGGTTTGTGTAGGGCTAATATGTAGCATTATGTATTTTATGGAAAAAGTAATCAAAGATTTCTTCCATTAAAAAATACCTATTTCAAGAAATGAGTTGTTTTATTAATTCCCAATTAATATTGAAAcacaatagtagtagtagtgttttttttttttttgttttacattattTCATAGTAAATACAAAATTATTAAAGGATAGTGCTTATGTTTTGGGGCAGGAGTATGATATCTAGGACAAATTCCACTTCTGTAAAAGATAAGATATTCTTCTGAATGGGACTCTGTAATGCATCAAGTCCAGCTGCCCCAAACATAGTAGTGAAGGCAACCAGCTTCAAGGTGTACAAGAAACTAGAAAGTACTctgatttttaaaatatgtacTTTGGCATTCTAATAATTATGAATATAAATACAAAGGTTTTTGTGTTGATTCTCCTCAGAACTCCATGCAGGTATCATACTGATATGTGAAAAATGTAGGGCTGCACATTGATTCAAAATTGAAATCACATAAccgtgattaaaaattttaatcgcacAGTTGATTGCATGAAgcgtcctcccctcccatttctTCCTGTACTGTGCAGAATATAGACAACAGAAGTAAATTTCAGAATTGACAGgtttcaattactaaactgaaaCAAAATCATTTTCATACTTTTGTTTGGTtattttctaatcatcttgttccccgtctctggttctgcttccctctctGTGTGCTTTGAACTTTGTTTCCACGGCTCCCTGTccattcactatttcttttctctcctccttcactccctgccctatatccatctttcacatcCAGCTTTCTGTCTTAAATCTATCTAGTTGccagctcttccctttccttcatccATGGGGcggcatctcctcctttctctcctgttccctcccatctatgtgtattttccctctcttcccttctcttacCTTCTGttcatgtcagaggcgtagccacgggtgggcctgggcccacccatttggggtcaggcccgcccagcagcacagcgattccggaggctccggtccccatcatcGTCCCTTCCCATGTGGTGTGCCGCAactttcatccccatcttccctcaccctcgcaggcccgcccagcagcgattccgaacgcaggcagctccttcggcttgcacacgctgcctgctggctgccgctcaaatctccttgcagctactaagcagcagcgctaacccggaagcctcacctctgagcttccgggttagcACTGCTgattagtagctgcaaggagatttgagcggcagccggcaggcagcttgtgcgagccgaaggagctgcctgcgatcggaatcgctgctgggcgggcctgcgagggtgagggaagatgggggtgaagTTGTGGCACGCCatgggggaagggatgatggggaaaagatgttggatgggggagagaagacagggacagcagctgcacgggggggggtgggggggggaagaagatggaaggaaagatgctccacagggaggagggaagatggaatggtgggggagaagctgcatggggaagaagggagagatccagtaaaggggtggaggggtcaggaagggagaagccttggctgcatatgaggtggaggagagggagacatgctgcatagaggtggtgagagggggagaaatgttaaacataggggtggagaggagggcaaaatggtgggcataggggtggagggaagggagaaatgttagacatgctggtagaggggatgaaggtagatatgctgtatgggaaggggagagagatgttggacagtggcataggcgtagtttgactgtttcatttgggggggcaaagaatgggcggagcatattagcatatcatttgcatatataaatatgcaaatgaatatgctaatatggaggaaggaaatgaaatttacaggcaaaatatcacagatgcacatttcaaaaagctgacacatttcaattaataaattatgaataaaatacttttatttacctttgttgtctgatcatttagtttttctattcgctttgatcccggtgtcttctgttttatgcagtgtcttctttccagtaggcttccctctgctccccaccctcccagtcccatccatctcttgctccttccctctgctccccaaccctcccagttccatccatcttctgttccttccctctgctcaccatccctccgtcccatccatcttctgctccttccctctgctgtgcctgacctctcccaatcccatccatctcctggtccatccctctgctccccacccctcgcagtcccatccatctcttgctccttccctctgcttcccacccctcccagtcccattcatctcctgctccttccctctgcttcccaccccacccagtccatccatctcctgctccttccctctgcttcccaccccacccagtcccatccatctcctgctccttccctctgctccccacccctcccagtcccatccatctctgctccttccctctgcttcccacccctcccagtcccatccatctcttactccttccctctgctctccaccctcccagtccattcatttcttgctccttccctctgcttcccaccccacccagtcccatccatctcctgctccttcccacccctcccagtcccatccatctcttgctccttccttctgctccccacccctcccagtcccatccatctcctgctccttcccactgcttcccaccctcccagtcccatccatctcctgctccttccctctgctccccacccacccctcccagtcccatccatctcctgctccttccctctgctcacctcctttcccagtccaatccaattcctggtccttccctctgctccccacccacccctcccagtcccatccatctcttgctccttccctctgcttcccacccctcccagtcccatccatctcctgctccttcccactgcttcccaccctcccagtcccatccaattcctggtccttccctctgctccccacccaccccgcccagtcccatccaattcctggtccttccctctgctccccacccaccccctcccagtcccatccatctcctgctccttcccactgcttcccaccctcccagtcccatccatctcctgctccttcactctgctctccaccctcccagtcccattcatcttccctctgctgcccccccccctcccgcgaggtccaggatcgtgactccgtttaccccctctcttcctcctccctccggcgcaggcagcagtcttcttcaacctttctgtgctcctggcagcggtagcgacgtatacacgctgccttcggtctgccccggaagccttctcttcagttcctgttcccacctatgcgggaacaggaacttgaagagaaggcttcggggcagagccaaggcagcgtgtacaacgctaccgctgccaggaacgctggaagactgctgcctgcgccggagggagggaggaagagagaggggtagacggacacgctcctctccgtctgcttggcttccctgccctctctgtctgcgtcccgcccgaaaggaaa
This is a stretch of genomic DNA from Microcaecilia unicolor chromosome 6, aMicUni1.1, whole genome shotgun sequence. It encodes these proteins:
- the HDHD3 gene encoding haloacid dehalogenase-like hydrolase domain-containing protein 3, which translates into the protein MKLRLLTWDVKDTLVRLQCSVGEQYSAVAKSFGIQLDPKVLENSFHKAYRTQSKLFPNYGLDKGLGSQQWWADVVKQTFRHCGINEDCALSSIAEHLYRDYSMMKNWEVLPGVQETLYQCRQLGLRLAVISNFDRRLNQVLEHCKLGHHFEFILTSEMAGVAKPDVRIFQKALFMAKVMPQHSAHIGDNYINDYLGARDAGMQSYLIQQDGYHDSYERHVPKKHILQSPCHVLTILERA